TACGAGGTACCATAACATCTTGAGCTACTCGTTCATCGAAAGTGAATATCTTCTGCATATAGGTCAATTCCGTTTGGTTAATTTCTCCACTTTGACAGCTTTGAGCCATTATAATTTTAAGCTCTTCTTCAGAATGGGCTTGATCATGCGTAGCAGGTTCCACACCAAAGATACGAAGAAACATACGTGCTGACCCATTTAACGTCCAAATAAACGGAAACATAAGTTTTCCAAACCAATAAAGAGGAGGTGCTAGTAACAGCGTCATTTTTTCTGCAAATTGGATAGCCAAAGTTTTGGGAGCCAATTCGCCGATAACTACGTGTAAGAAAGTGACTAAGGAAAATGCGGCCACAAACGAAATAACAGCTGCCAACGCCTGTGATACGCCGAGGCTATCAAATAAAGGGTACAACAGCCTCTCCACCGTCGGTTTTCCTAACCATCCAAGACCTAAGGCTGTTACGGTAATACCGAGTTGACATGCAGAAAGATAATAATCCAGCTCTCCAGCTACTTTTTTTGCTTTTACAGCTTTTTTATTTCCTTCATCTATTAACTGATCTAACCGGGAAAGTCTCACCTTAACCACAGCAAACTCTGATCCTACAAAAAAGGCAGTTAATAGGATTAAAAGCACAACTAAAAGCAAATTCGTTACGAGTATAATGTCCAATAAGTCCCCTGAAAAACGGGGATTCACCTCCAAATTTTTTAAAGCTTAGTAAATAGTATTACGATGTTAACTATTAAATCACTTCCTGATTAAGAAAGTTGATGCATCTTGGTTAATTCATCCGTATCTGTGCATTTCATATCCTTATCTATAATAAGTCTTGTTTGAAGTTGATAAACTTCCCCCTGTTCCAGAGGCGGAAGATCGGGCGGTACCTGGTAGTAAAAGGGTACCTCCATATATTCCTTCGGTTTGATAATTTGAGCCATAAGTCTTGTAACCACCGGAGCTACAAACTTTGCTTTTTTACCGTTAGATACTTTAACAAGATCACATTCAAGGCGTTGGATACGATGTTCTGTCCAGCCGCCGTATAAAGAAAATACCCCTTCAATTTCACTTGATTTTTGAGAATCAAGAATGAGATCGATTTTAGGACGTCCTAACCTTAAGTAATTGACCAAAAGCTTCCTCAGTTTGAATGCCTCCCTTAAAAATTATATTCAGTACTTAATTATTGTAATAGACTTATCCATTTTAATTTTACCAACGAAGCCGATTCTTTCTTCCATTAATAGAGTTAATAAAAAAACCTTTACCGCATGTTGGTAAAGGTCCTGGTCTCACAATGTGGAATCTCCTACCTTCACCTGAAATGGCAAAGGTCTCGCAAACAACACTAGGTTGCCAGTTTAGCCGGTGGCCGGGAAGACCACGTATTGTCGACATAACTGTAAGCTACTCCCCTTTGGAGTATATTGGGCTCTTCTGAACACAGTTTATACTCATAAACTGTAAGATTATCATACAGCACCCCTGCTTAACCGTCAATTAGTTAAGTGTGGAAAAGGAAAAGTTTATAAATGAGTCCTTCAAATGATAAAAAACGGCTTCACCTCCTATCTTCAGCATTGAAGACCCCCTATATTTTCCAAAATTATAAAGAATCTTTTAACATTATGTTAATTGTCAGACAATTACAAGCTTGGTATAGTGTATAAAACTACGAGGAGGGAAAAATTTGGAGATTAATGGAAGCAGATTTGCAGACCACATTAATACGTTAGCTGAAATCGGGAAAATTGGAGAAACAGGCGTTTGTCGATTAGCCCATTCGAAAGAAGATCGTCAGGCCGTCGATGTCGTGAAAGGCTGGATGGAAGAAGCCGGATTAGAAACCCGCATCGATTGTTTTGGTAACCTGATCGGGCGATTAGAAGGAAAAGATCAAGACAAACCGATTCTCATGCTCGGTTCTCATATCGACTCCCAGCCCTATGGCGGTCGTTTTGACGGAACCGCCGGTGCACTAGGTGGCATTGAAGTAGTACATACGTTGAAAGATCAAGGAATCGATCCGAACCGCACGATCGAAGTGGTCTGTTTTTCTGATGAAGAGGGCTCAAGGTTTAATAAAGGAGTCTTTGGTGTCCGCGGCTTGATTGGGCAATTGGAAGAAGGTGAGCTTAAGCGTAAAGATAAAAATGGAGTGACGAGATTGGAAGCTTTGCGCGAGTTCGGGGTGGAACCGGACGTATCTCAAAGTCCTGTCTATCAGCCTGGTGATATTGAAGCCTTCCTTGAATTGCATATTGAACAGGGGCCCGTCCTGGAAGCCGACAACAAACCGGTAGGCATCGTCTCCGCTATTTCCGGTCCAATCTGGCTAACCGTCACTCTCGAAGGATTTGCAGGTCATGCAGGATCTGTGCCGATGAACCTAAGACAAGATGCCTTCCTTGGAGCCGCCACCATCACGAAGGAATTCAATGAACTTGTCCGGAACGAAGGGACACCCAACACCGTTGGAACGGTTGGCAGTATTCAGAACTTCCCCAACTCCCGTAACATTATTTCTGAAAAAGTAGAGTTCACGATTGATCTAAGAGATATTGATATCGAAGCTCGCACAAACCTTGAGAAAAAACTCTATCAAATAATTGAAAAGACAGCGTCCGAACTTAATTTGGAATACTCTGTGAGCGAAGATACAAAAAGCGAACCACGTTACTGCGCGGACTGGATCAAAGATATTATGAAACAAGAAGATGAAAAGCTCGGCTTTCAATCTCCCGTCCTGATGAGCGGTCCTTTTCACGACGCGCTGTTCATGTCCTACATCAGTGACTATGGGATGATTTTCGTCCGCTGCGAAAAAGGGATCAGCCATAACCCGCTCGAGTATGCAGAAATGGATGATCTCCAAAAAGGTGTGGAATTGCTCTACCATACGGCAGCAAAAATCGCTCAGTCATAGAAGTAGCCACTTTTTTTGTATATGGAGATCTCTTTATTAGACGTCTGAAGAAGTACGAGTTGGACAATATGTCCAACTCGTACTTCTTCAATATAGTGTGCAGGTAAGGCATTATGTAAATGTACAAGTTTATAGAATCATAAGTGATCGATTTCAAGGGAGCTCATTTTAACAAATGTTTGACCCCTATCACTTCCCTCCTCGACGGTACACCATCTGACTGCGCTTTCCAGACCAACTCCAATAAGTCTGAAATGTATCCTGGTTTCATATCCTTAAAGTAAATACTATTTTATTTTTAGAGGAGGCTCCATCATGAGCGTAGCTTTACTAATTATTCAAATCCTTTTAGGTATAGGATTTATAATGTTCGGATTCATGAAGTTCAGTTCAAAGCAGATGGTTGACGAGTTCCAGCGATATGGCTATGCATCTTCCTTTCGGATTTTAACAGGATTGATTGAAGTAACTGCCGCTGTGTTAATGATTGCAGGAATTTGGATAAGTGTACTCGCATTGATTGGTGCCATTTTAATTATTGGCACGATGATTGGCGCTATTTTTACCCACTTTAAAGTAGGGGACCAGCTTAAATCCATCATGATGCCAGCTACGCTCCTCCTTTTGGCAATTGCCGTCGCAGTCTATGTGTATCAATTAATAAGCGGGTAGTAAAATATAACCCCGCCTCTAAACATGGATACCCATGCTGCGCTAACCAACACGTTTTCGTTTGTTCTACCATGTCTTCCCGCAGATATAACCCATATGAGCGCTCATCTGAACCCTTGTGATCTTGCCCAGATCTAGAAGTCCGCTCCGACAACTGATCATTCACCGATTATTAACCTTATAAACGAACAAGTCAGCACAAGTTGGCTTGTTTTTTCTTTTTTCACAAATTCTTTAAACGTCTTTTCATTGCCACTTTATCTCATTACTAAACTATTCCGCTTCAAGAACCGATCATCGAACGTAATCGGGACCCCTTCCCCATCTTTCTCCGCATGAATATGAAGGTGGGGCTCTGTCGTATTCCCTGTATTGCCGACTTCCCCAACACGGTCGCCAGTGTTCACTTTCTCTCCCTCTTTTACTTCCACCGTACCAGGCTTCATATGGGCCATGTGAATCTCCGCGCCTTTACAGAACAGAATCACGTGATTACCGGCAGGGGATTCCTGTTTATTCGGAGACTCCTGCGGTGAAATGTCCTTATATTCATCGACCGCGGTCATTACTTCGCCGCTGCATGGACTGTAGAGCGGAGTGCCGTAGATCTCATATTTTTCTAAATCTGCCGGTGATAAACCTGATGCCCTCATTCCCCACAAATTCAACTGCAGAATATCGTACGCGTATTGCTGGGGCAAGTATTCATTATGATAATTAATAGAAGGATCGGATCCTCCATGACCGAATGCGTAAACCCCGTCTTTCATCGGAAACGAGAGCTGAATCGCCTGATCCCGGTCTGTCAGGATATAGCCGGACAAGCCATTCACCGCTATAAAACCAAAATATAGAACCAGCCCTATACCGATACCTATGGAGAATTTATAACTTTTATCTTTCTCCGGTCCCTTCACGGGTAACGAGGGAACCCTTTTTAAAACAAAGAAAGAAACGATCATAAACAGCACAGGCCATAACCAGCGTAAGTAATAATTATAAATATGCCAGGGACCGATGATAAAAATGAACACTAAAAACATGAGGACAGCCAGCCAGTCCAACACCAGCTGCTTTCGGCTGGCAAAGTCCGTTTTCAATAAATGATGAAACAAAAACAAAGGTAAGATGGTGTAAATCGCTGCCTGAAACCAAATCATAAAGAATGAACTCCTTTCCTAAAAGCTTTATTTGCACAAGAGCTGTGATCGTGGAACCCTCTCGTCAATTGTCCCGAATCCAACGCCATGAGCTTCTCATTCTTCTACGGATAGCGAGAAGATTCGTTTCAATAGACCCCAATAAAGACTCGTTTCTTCCATCAATAGTCCACCACCGTTCAATTTTGCAAATACTACATATACAAACTCTATACAGTGAAACCCCTTACATTTAGAGCAAAACACCGTTATACTAGGTTTATAAGATGATCATCAAGAAAACAAAAGTATAATTATGCAAAAATTACCACCTTAAGAATCAATGCAAGGAGGATCCTCATGGTACTGGATAAAAGACGTGCACACTTATTATCCATCCTTAAACAATCCTCTGATCCGATTCCAACAAAAGATCTGGTTGCCAAAATGAAAGTTTCGCAGCGTACGATTTATTACGATATTGATCAGATTAACAATTGGCTGGAGACTCAGAATTTGGAACCTATTGAAAGTAAACATGGTGAGGGACTGTTTTTGCCTCCTTCATCTAAAGCAGAACTCATGGACGAACTGGATCAGAGCTTTGACGATTGGCAGTATCAGTTATCTAAACAGGAACGAGAAGTTCTGATTAAAGCGAAAATATTACTGGAAGAGCAAGATGCCTCGATGCAGACGTTTATGGATCTCACGAATATGAGCCGCGGGACGGTTGCCAAGGTGATCAAAACGATCAAACAGGAATTCAAGCAAGACGGTTTGCATTTGTATTACGAGAAGCAGTCAGGGTACCGCTTAAGCGGCCCAGAGGATGCGAAGAGAACCATACTTTCCAATATTCTTGCTACCGTTCTATCACAGCAGGATTGGCAGAATGTCCGAAATGAAATTCAAAAGATGATCCTTCCCGGGACCAATACGTGGGAAAAAGAAACAGATCAGCGGCGTTCAGTAAGAAAATTGCTTATGGAAGCTGAACAGGAATTAGGTTTAACCCTGACCGATGAAATGATGGAGATCCTTTCCTTACAGATCTTAATGATCATGAAGCGAATTGATTCAGAGAAGTATATCCATGTTCAGTCAGCAGAGAAAGAGGTTCTAAAGCAGACAAAAGCTTATCAGGCTTCTCTGCTGATTGCGAATAAACTCGAAGCCTTACGAGGGATTTCTTTTCCAGAAGACGAGGTTTATTTCATTACGATGAACCTCCTGGGATCGAAAGTCCAGCATGATGACTTCAGCCGCTATACCGAGCAGGAATTAGCCGGACTGAAAGAGGTTGTGCAGCAGATGATTGCCGATTTCCAACTGTACTCCTGCGTTGTGTTTGATGATAAGGAAGGGCTTGAAGAGAATATGATCTCTCATATTAAGCCCACTTATTACCGGCTCAAGTACGGGGTGCATATCGCGAATGACTTGGCGGAAACCATTCAGGAAAACTACCCGGATATTTTCCATTTAACGAAACGGGTGATGAGACACTTGGAGATTTATATCGGGAAGCCGATTCCTAATGAAGAAGTGGCTTATATTACCCTACACTTCGGAGGGTGGCTCACCAAAGAGAAAAAGCAGGTCGAAACCAGGCTAAGCGCGATTATCGTTTGTGAAAATGGAATTGGAACGTCCCATATGCTGCGCACCCAGCTGGAGAACTTAATTGCCGGACTCAATGTCATTACGACCCTGTCAACGAGGGAGTTTCAAAACAACGAATATCAGGCCGATGTAATCTTTTCAACCAATTATATTAAGCCAAAAGACATTCCCGTTATTCATGTGCCAGCCATCTTAACGAATATCGAAAAAGAGCAGGTCATGCAAAGGGTCAATGAGCTATTCGACTCTAAACCATCCGAAAAACGACCAGTCGATCATATGCTCGAAGTCATCGAACGCTATGCGACCATTCATCAGAAGAATGAATTGAAACAGGAATTGCTTCACATATTAGAACAAAACACTCCCGGAACAAAGGAGATTAAAAAGCCTATGCTCAACGATTTATTAACCAAAAAAACCATTCAATTAAAAGACGAGGTGCCAAGCTGGGAGGAAGCCATTAAGACGGCCGCTCAGCCCCTGATCGATCAAGAATCCATTCACGAGGAATATGTGCAGGCGATGATTGATACGGTCCATGAATTAGGGCCTTATGTGGTCATCGCGCCAGGAATCGCGATCCCCCATGCACGCCCGGAAGCAGGAGTCGAACGACTCGGGATGAGTTTCCTGCGGCTGAAAGAACCGGTGTACTTTTCAGAAAAAGAAAAACACCGCGCGCAGTTAGTGATTGTACTGGCAGCCATTGATAATCAGACTCACCTGAAAGCCCTAGCGCAGCTCACGGAATTGTTATCAAATGAAGACAATGTGGATAAGCTAATTGCAGCGGATGATCAGGAAACCGTTCTTGAAATTATCAACCAATCCGTAGAAGGATAAAAAATTTGAGGAGGAATTTAAAATGAAAAAAGTATTAGTAGTATGTGGAAATGGACTAGGCAGCAGCATGATCGTAGAAATGAACGTGAAAGCAGCACTGAAGGAACTTGGCAAAGAAGCAGAAGTTTCTCACACCGATTTAACAACAGCCAAATCGGAACAAGCGGATCTCTTCCTAGGTTCTGAGGATATTGTCGGTAGTTTGGATGATGGCAGCAAGAACGTCGTGAAACTGAAAAACCTTATGGATAAAAATGAGCTCCGTGAAGCCTTAGAACAAAACATATAAGTTTACTACACCAAAAGAAGGAGCGATAACATGATTGATTTAATAATGAAGGACATCTTAGGTACTCCAGCCATCCTGGTCGGTCTATTCGCCTTAATCGGACTCCTTGTGCAACGTAAAAACTCCGGAGACGTCGTTTCCGGAACCCTTAAAACGGTGATGGGCTTTGTGATCCTTGGGGCCGGGGCGAATGTCCTCGTCCAGTCCCTTGGACAATTCAGCAGTATGTTCGACAAAGCCTTCGCTGTGGACGGAGTCATCCCGAACAATGAAGCGATTGTTGCGCTTGCCCAGGAAAGCTTCGGTACAGAGACCGCAATGATTATGTTGTTCGGTATGATTGTTAATATCCTGCTTGCCAGGTTCAGCCCTTTTAAATATATCTTCTTGACCGGACACCATACCATGTTTATGGCCTGCTTAATCGCTGTTATCTTAAATACCGGCGGGTTTTCCGGCGCCACTCTTATTATCTTCGGTTCCGTGATTCTCGGAACATTAATGGTACTTTCACCGGCCATGCTTCAGCCTTTCACACGAAAAATTACCGGTTCCGATGACTTTGCAGTCGGCCACTTTGGTTCCATTGGTTATTTAGTGTCCTCTCTAGTCGGTAAGGCTGTCGGAAAAGGATCAAAATCAACGGAAGATATCAAAGTACCAAAATCTCTTGGTTTTCTAAGAGACACATCCGTTTCCGTATCCTTAACCATGGTTATCCTGTTCTTTGTCGTCGCAGGTGCAGCCGGCCCAGCTTTCGTTGAAACCGAATTAAGCGGCGGACAGAACTTCATGGTCTTCGCATTTATGCAGGGTCTTACCTTTGCTGCCGGCGTATATATCATCTTAGCTGGTGTGCGTATGCTTCTTGGAGAAATTGTCCCAGCCTTTAAAGGGATCGCTGATAAAATTGTGCCGAATGCGAAACCGGCACTTGATGCCCCGGCTATCTTCCCATTTGCCGGAAACGCTGTCATCATCGGTTTCCTATTCAGCTTCGCTGCCGGACTTGTAAGCATGCTCTTCTTACCTTTATTAGGATTAAAAGTAATTGTACCAGGGCTTGTCCCTCACTTCTTCACAGGTGCTGCTGCCGGAGTCTTCGGTAACGCCACCGGTGGACGTAAAGGAGCCATCTTCGGCTCAATGGCGAACGGTGTTATGATCAGTTTCCTTCCAGCCCTATTGCTTCCGGTACTCGGCTCCCTAGGATTTCAGGGAACGACGTTCGGAGATGCAGACTTTGGTCTAGTAGGAATTGTACTTGGTAATCTGATCAACCTTGTTCAGTCAAAAGCAATCGTGATGGTATTGGTTCTTGCTCTAATAGCTATCCTGTTCTTCATCGGAATGAAATCAAAACCCAATAAAGATGATGGAGATACCGACGCAGCCTAACACTGAGACCCTCTCTTTCCTTTCTAAGGAAGGGAGGGTTTTTTGCTTTCATATAATTTCAGAAGTTTTATTTCTATCAGAAGATTAGTTATCCCTTAATTTATCTTCTAACCTATTATCCTTGAAACGTATGACTGTAATTTTCCCTTGATCGTTCGTATTGATCCTTCCTGTCACGTTGGCAGTACCGACTTCCCCATCCTTGCTGTACTGCACTTCAACTTCAAAATGATACGCATCATTTTCAATATCCTCGACTTTTTCTGTTTGAATATCGATTGGTTCTAACTCGTAGCCTACATCATAAGCATAAGGCAGCCAGACCATCACATAATACTTGTTGATAAAGGTTTCAAAGTTATCCTCTGTAAAAAGGGACTTATAATGCTCATTTACATAGTCTAATACGGCATCATTGGACTCGCTCAGCGCTTGTTTCAGTTCTTTGTCTGGACCAGTAAGTTCGTTCTTCAGGTAGGTACGAACCGTTTCTTCCCCTTCCATGCCTTCGTCGGAATTCGCGTTTTCATTGTTTTCTTCCTCAGAAGCGTTGGAGCTATCTTTATTCTCCTCAATGGCATCGGACTGCGTTTCCTCCTCTGAAGATTCAGTACTGGAAGATTCAGAAACTGAGCAGCCTGCAGCTAATAAAAATATGGTTGCTAATAGACAGACTTTCAAAAGTGTTTTTAAAATGAGAATAACCTCCTGTTTATTTTCCTACTATTTCCTACGATGAGGTTCGCGGAAAGTTTCAACTTTTTCATAAGAGAGGTCGAAATTCCGATTCCAGACTTATAGAAATACTCCTTTTTGCAATATGGTACAATTTAGAAAAAGAGGGTGATTCTATTCGATTTCTAAAGCCACTGGATTTCATCATACTATTGGCTTTTACACTCTTATTCATTTATGATTATTTCCCTCATCTTCCACTTGGGGAGACAATTCCAAAAGGGGTTCCTATAGCGCTCTTTTTAGGTTTTTTCTTCTTTAGTTTGATTTTTAAGAAATACAGAGACACTGACGATAAAAAGGTATTGCAATGGCAAATTTATTCGACCACATACATCCTGTTGTTAATCGGGATACTTACACTTCTAGGAGGTCAATCATCGTCTGGAATAGCCTTTGATAGTAGATTCTTATGGGTGATCTTGTTGTTTTCTCTGTTTGAAATTTATTCACAATGGAAGAAAGTTAAAGCCTCAGAAGCATAGGTGCTCGTTGTTTCCATCCATATTTATCTCTCTAGCTCTCCCTATAGATCTCGTGCTTAATAACATCACCAGATTCAAGTAAGCAAAAATAAAATCAAAAGAATGGGTGTGTATCTAATGCAAAGCCATGACCACGCAATTTCCATCAACGAATCACCAAGCAAAATAGCACTTGTGACCGGAGCCAATTCCGGCATGGGACTCGCCACCACCGTCGAACTTCTGAAAAAAGATTATTATGTCGTTATGCTATGCCGCAGCGAGCAGCGTGGGAAAGAAGCGTTGCAAATTGCGAAGGAGCAAAGTAATCGTGAACACGTGGAACTGATGCTTTGTGACCTGGGTTCTCTCCATAGTATCCGTCAATTTGCCGAGGCATTTAACGAGCGCTTCTCCAAACTTGATGCTCTCATTAATAATGCGGGCGTCGTCACCACGAAGCGAACGACTACCTCGGACGGCTTCGAAAGTATGCTCGGAATCAATCACCTCGGGCACTTCTTATTAACTAATCTTCTTCTTGAAAAAATAAAGCGATCGGAACAGGGACGAATTGTCACCGTATCTTCCGGTGCTCATAAAGTCGGGAAAATTCATTTTGACGATCCTCATCTAAAGAATAACTTCAGTGTTATTAAGGGCTACGGACAATCGAAACTCGCTAACATCCTATTTACCGTGAAATTAGATGAACTTCTCCAAAACACTACCGTCAAGGCGAACTGTGTGCACCCTGGAGCCGTCAGTACGAGTCTTGGCATTAACCGGGATACTGGTTTCGGCAAAACCATCCACTCTGTTTTGAGACCCTTTTTCCAAACTCCAGAGCAAGGGGCAGATACGGCTGTCTATTTAGCCACGTTTCCAGACCTTGATGTAAGTGGAGAATATTTTTATAAACGGGAGATAATTGAGCGCTCAACGTTAGCTCAGGATAAGACACTGGCGGAGAATTTATGGGAGTGGAGTGAGCGGGAGATTGCTCTTAAAGATAAGCATCTTTTACAGGAGCTAAAAAACTCATAAGATCAGTCAAACGAGTTCCATACGGACTTTTCTTCCCTTGCCCGCTTCTGGTGAGCAGGATTTTTTATACTCATTATAGAATACAAATTATTACAATTAAGTTAAATATAACCTTAACAGCTATCATCCGTCCCCTTTACCTGTTATGGTTTAGAAACCATCAAACATTGACGTAAGAGACGACTGAAGATATAACGATGGTAAAACCCTGGCTGCTAAGCTAGGGTTTTTTTATATTAAACAAAAACACTTTTAATCTAAATTCTGGAGATCATTTAATAACTTGTCTAGTTCCTATGAAATTTTTAGTAGATCATCGTATTCAGCATTATCTACATAGGCTTCGTACAATTGCTTTCTAAGAATTTCAATCTTAATTTCCAATTCTCCTCTATTATTCAAGGAACCACCTTCCTACATAAACCATAAATACCCCGATGAAATATCTGGTAATCGTGGAAATTCTAAAAAAATCGACAAAATTTTCACGATGCTAAATAACATCTTTGTTCTTAGGTAATTTTATATAGTTAATTCCTTTTAAATGGTTAATAAGCAATATATTAGTCTTCCATACGCGAGTAATTCATCTAGGTTCACTTCAAAAATAATAAAGCGCATCCCTTGCCAAATAGGACCTGTGGAGACATAATACTTCTAAAGCAAAGTCCTCTTAACTTAACTAACCAACCTTCAAAAACACGGACTGAGTTTAACCGAGGGAGGCTTTAACTATGGAATCAGTATTTTTCCAATCTCCATCCACTTATGTAGGAACCGTAGAATTAAACGTTCAGCAATTAACAAGATCGATTCAGTTTTATACGGATGTTATCGGGCTCCGGGTCATCGAACAAACGGAACATAAAGCCGTTTTGTCGGCTGATGGCACACGGGCTCTCCTCACGATCGAGCAGTCTTCTTTTTTTCAGCCAAAAGGGAAATCCACCGCCGGTCTGTATCACTTTGCCCTTCTCTTACCGGACCGGCTCTCGTTAGCCAAAGTATACAAGCACCTCGCTGACCGCGGAATACGACTCGGCGCAGCCGATCACCTGGTTAGTGAAGCGCTGTACTTGAATGATCCCGATGGCAATGGAATCGAAATCTACCGGGATCGCCCTTCCAAAACGTGGACTTGGCATGATGGAAAAGTCGCCATGACCGTGGATCCGCTCGATTCTAAAGGTATTCTTGCGGAGTTAAACGGAGACCAGTGGGAAGGGCTTCCTGCAGATACGATTATAGGCCACGTCCACCTTCACGTTCATGACTTAGACCAGGCCCGGCATTTCTACTGTGACGGCTTAGGATTCGAGATCACTTCCGATCAATTGAACCAGGCTTTGTTCCTATCTTCGAATGGATACCATCACCACCTGGGGTTGAACACCTGGCAGGGTACAGACGCCCCACCCGCTTCCGATCAAAATGCCGGGCTTAAGCAATATACTTTGCTGTTTCCTGATCAAGCTAAAAGGGATCAAGCTGTGCAGCGCTTGAAGGAGCTGGGATATGGCAGTGAGACGGTAGATGAACAACTGATCACCAGCGATCCATCAGGAAATAGAGTCATTTTAGCTTTTTGAAATGATGAAAACCATATTGTATTAAACCAACGCACGTGTCAAAAGTATTTGACACGTGCGTTGGTTTTTATTACCATCAAACTGTAAAAGATATTTGACACCTCTAGCAAAAAGGACTGATACGAATTTGAAAAATGAGATCAAGACGTCAAGGGAGAAATTGGGTGTTTCCCAGGGAAAACTCGCTTCTCTCTGCTACGTGAGCCGGCAAACAATAAACGCTATTGAAAACAATAAGTATGACCCGAGTTTACAGCTCGCATTTAATATTGCGAAGCATTTAGGAACCACCGTTGATCAAATATTTTCACCATAATACTATCAGGAGGGAAAAAAGAAATGAGTCTTTTTTTAACAAACTTAGTGGTGCCCTTTATCTGGCTTGCAGTGGTAGGGTGGTTATCCGGCAGTAAAGATTTTATATTTAAACCAAAAGAGGACGAGCGCAAAGAGTGGATCAAACAAAAAGCAGTCGTGCAAAGCTGGGCTACTCTGATCCTTTTTCTACTTTCAAATTTCCTATTCGATTTCTTTAACGTTGGGGATCCGCGCTTAGAGGGTTTC
The Halobacillus halophilus DSM 2266 DNA segment above includes these coding regions:
- a CDS encoding helix-turn-helix transcriptional regulator, with protein sequence MKNEIKTSREKLGVSQGKLASLCYVSRQTINAIENNKYDPSLQLAFNIAKHLGTTVDQIFSP
- a CDS encoding PTS ascorbate transporter subunit IIC, whose amino-acid sequence is MIDLIMKDILGTPAILVGLFALIGLLVQRKNSGDVVSGTLKTVMGFVILGAGANVLVQSLGQFSSMFDKAFAVDGVIPNNEAIVALAQESFGTETAMIMLFGMIVNILLARFSPFKYIFLTGHHTMFMACLIAVILNTGGFSGATLIIFGSVILGTLMVLSPAMLQPFTRKITGSDDFAVGHFGSIGYLVSSLVGKAVGKGSKSTEDIKVPKSLGFLRDTSVSVSLTMVILFFVVAGAAGPAFVETELSGGQNFMVFAFMQGLTFAAGVYIILAGVRMLLGEIVPAFKGIADKIVPNAKPALDAPAIFPFAGNAVIIGFLFSFAAGLVSMLFLPLLGLKVIVPGLVPHFFTGAAAGVFGNATGGRKGAIFGSMANGVMISFLPALLLPVLGSLGFQGTTFGDADFGLVGIVLGNLINLVQSKAIVMVLVLALIAILFFIGMKSKPNKDDGDTDAA
- a CDS encoding SDR family oxidoreductase encodes the protein MGVYLMQSHDHAISINESPSKIALVTGANSGMGLATTVELLKKDYYVVMLCRSEQRGKEALQIAKEQSNREHVELMLCDLGSLHSIRQFAEAFNERFSKLDALINNAGVVTTKRTTTSDGFESMLGINHLGHFLLTNLLLEKIKRSEQGRIVTVSSGAHKVGKIHFDDPHLKNNFSVIKGYGQSKLANILFTVKLDELLQNTTVKANCVHPGAVSTSLGINRDTGFGKTIHSVLRPFFQTPEQGADTAVYLATFPDLDVSGEYFYKREIIERSTLAQDKTLAENLWEWSEREIALKDKHLLQELKNS
- a CDS encoding VOC family protein; the encoded protein is MESVFFQSPSTYVGTVELNVQQLTRSIQFYTDVIGLRVIEQTEHKAVLSADGTRALLTIEQSSFFQPKGKSTAGLYHFALLLPDRLSLAKVYKHLADRGIRLGAADHLVSEALYLNDPDGNGIEIYRDRPSKTWTWHDGKVAMTVDPLDSKGILAELNGDQWEGLPADTIIGHVHLHVHDLDQARHFYCDGLGFEITSDQLNQALFLSSNGYHHHLGLNTWQGTDAPPASDQNAGLKQYTLLFPDQAKRDQAVQRLKELGYGSETVDEQLITSDPSGNRVILAF